The Fibrobacter sp. UWR2 genome contains a region encoding:
- a CDS encoding type B 50S ribosomal protein L31, with translation MKEGIHPNYQPVVFVDANTGKEYITRSTKSSAEKKTIDGVEHSVISLEITADTHPFWTGKQHRVDTAGRIDRFNKRFAGNITGAKRKTRKAAPAKAEEEA, from the coding sequence ATGAAAGAAGGTATCCACCCTAACTATCAACCGGTCGTGTTTGTCGATGCGAATACGGGTAAAGAATACATCACCCGCTCCACGAAGTCTTCCGCCGAAAAGAAGACTATCGATGGGGTTGAACATAGCGTGATTTCCCTGGAAATCACCGCTGATACCCATCCGTTCTGGACGGGTAAGCAGCACCGCGTGGATACGGCTGGCCGTATCGACCGCTTCAACAAGCGTTTCGCCGGCAACATCACTGGTGCAAAGCGCAAGACCCGCAAGGCTGCACCCGCAAAGGCCGAAGAAGAAGCTTAA
- a CDS encoding DUF6055 domain-containing protein, which translates to MKLNRMLVGFAVAGLVSNAAAIEWVNQCASNGFTLIAESEHFEVCKKPTTDDGQANNVSIPNADAQGVLQSLEKVFSFYIDSLGWMLPFPSSPDKKLKSNIYVFDNSVMAALYGGQDYVKGLNGEYGPGMWIGVGSLKDYWGTSHEFAHGLQGVAGWMGNNSHSGWFAESHANWMAHQYNPNDAHCAEYLINFPYLYYGSTRDRYCNWQFLEHLKEEFGGGNKGAHEVNRIWMESIRDGESGRMEQTPFTAMMKVFGWSLDSLNQQFGKFAMKNATLEYAPAKKTLYKKSWGDYEFATRRESSGWGDNYRRHPRVTMLNKMECTTGEAAGGNAGEACADRYISPSYWAPQRWGYNLVRIYPEKAGKVTVKFRGIVQDKPTVNGYTCFGDNTDYYMGKTYRWCNYAPDALPNPASGWTVGLVAEGSDGTPRYSEMKHGTGFNLEIETKDSDKALWLAVTATPTEMQTILWDQFYYSIFRYPYMIEVENGAPEGYNKDFWKPANASGYKQHSNGGGLVSSKAKVDASVYVGPDAVVNGGTISGNARIEDFAVINGGTISGNATVRGRALVTAGTISDDAVLEEDAWLVSGTISGHAKVGAISIIVNTTVTDYAQVYGVMWAVNGKKLSGTAQLRGDLENNFTKELTKGVFYGMVDDGMLNNANYGANLTTPPTDATASLDLARWYAVADDSVGTVKAVPTLPHTSAPALFSAQATLIVFDMNGKMLGHAAFNGDMQASLRAAGFQSGVYVVRENGSRQFRRVLINR; encoded by the coding sequence ATGAAATTGAACAGGATGTTGGTTGGGTTTGCCGTGGCGGGGTTGGTTTCGAACGCCGCGGCCATCGAGTGGGTGAACCAGTGCGCAAGCAACGGCTTTACGCTGATTGCCGAATCGGAGCATTTCGAGGTCTGCAAGAAGCCTACGACGGATGACGGGCAGGCGAACAATGTTTCGATTCCGAATGCGGATGCGCAGGGCGTGCTTCAGTCGCTCGAGAAGGTGTTTTCGTTCTACATCGATTCGCTTGGCTGGATGCTGCCGTTCCCGAGCAGTCCGGATAAGAAACTCAAGAGCAACATCTACGTGTTCGACAACTCCGTGATGGCGGCGCTCTACGGCGGGCAGGACTACGTGAAGGGCCTGAATGGCGAATACGGGCCCGGCATGTGGATTGGCGTGGGTTCCCTCAAGGATTACTGGGGAACTTCGCACGAGTTTGCGCACGGCCTGCAGGGAGTGGCGGGCTGGATGGGCAACAATAGCCATTCGGGCTGGTTCGCCGAGAGCCATGCGAACTGGATGGCCCACCAATATAATCCGAACGATGCCCACTGCGCGGAATACCTCATCAACTTCCCGTACCTGTATTACGGCTCCACGCGTGACCGCTACTGCAACTGGCAATTCCTGGAGCACCTCAAGGAAGAATTCGGCGGTGGCAACAAGGGTGCGCACGAGGTGAACCGCATCTGGATGGAATCTATCCGCGACGGGGAAAGCGGTCGCATGGAGCAGACGCCGTTTACGGCCATGATGAAGGTTTTCGGCTGGTCGCTCGATAGCCTGAACCAGCAGTTCGGCAAGTTCGCGATGAAGAACGCGACGCTCGAGTATGCGCCCGCGAAAAAGACATTGTACAAGAAGTCCTGGGGCGATTACGAATTTGCGACGAGGCGCGAATCTTCGGGCTGGGGCGACAATTACCGCAGGCACCCGCGCGTGACCATGCTGAACAAGATGGAATGTACGACGGGCGAGGCTGCTGGCGGGAATGCTGGCGAGGCGTGCGCGGACCGCTACATTTCGCCAAGCTACTGGGCTCCGCAGCGCTGGGGCTATAACCTAGTGCGCATCTACCCCGAAAAGGCGGGGAAGGTCACGGTCAAGTTCCGCGGAATCGTGCAGGACAAGCCGACCGTGAACGGTTACACCTGTTTTGGCGACAATACGGATTACTACATGGGCAAGACGTACAGGTGGTGCAACTACGCGCCGGATGCGTTGCCGAACCCGGCTTCGGGATGGACAGTCGGCCTTGTTGCGGAAGGCAGCGATGGCACGCCGCGTTACAGCGAGATGAAGCACGGTACGGGATTCAACCTGGAAATCGAGACGAAGGATAGCGACAAGGCATTGTGGCTGGCTGTTACCGCAACGCCGACCGAGATGCAGACGATTCTCTGGGACCAGTTCTACTACAGCATTTTCCGCTACCCGTACATGATCGAGGTGGAAAACGGCGCTCCCGAGGGCTACAACAAGGATTTCTGGAAGCCCGCGAATGCGAGCGGCTACAAGCAGCATAGCAACGGCGGTGGCCTCGTGAGCAGCAAGGCGAAGGTCGATGCGAGCGTGTACGTGGGCCCCGACGCGGTCGTGAACGGCGGGACGATTTCCGGAAACGCGCGAATCGAGGATTTCGCGGTCATTAACGGCGGGACGATTAGCGGGAATGCGACTGTCCGCGGGCGTGCGCTCGTAACTGCGGGTACAATTTCCGACGATGCCGTGCTCGAAGAAGACGCCTGGCTCGTGAGTGGCACAATTAGCGGGCACGCGAAGGTGGGGGCGATTTCGATTATCGTGAACACCACCGTGACGGACTACGCACAGGTCTATGGCGTGATGTGGGCGGTAAACGGCAAGAAACTTTCCGGCACGGCACAGCTTCGCGGCGACCTCGAGAACAACTTCACGAAGGAACTTACGAAGGGCGTGTTCTATGGCATGGTCGACGACGGCATGCTGAATAACGCAAATTACGGCGCGAACCTCACGACGCCACCAACGGATGCGACGGCGAGCCTAGATTTGGCACGCTGGTATGCGGTCGCGGACGATTCGGTAGGTACGGTGAAGGCTGTTCCGACACTTCCGCACACTTCCGCACCGGCATTGTTCTCCGCGCAGGCTACGTTGATAGTCTTTGACATGAACGGGAAGATGCTCGGACACGCCGCGTTCAACGGCGATATGCAGGCGTCATTGCGTGCCGCTGGCTTCCAAAGTGGCGTTTACGTTGTTCGTGAAAACGGGAGCCGCCAGTTCAGGCGTGTCCTCATAAACCGCTAA
- a CDS encoding MFS transporter, which produces MWKVKGSVRYFLSILATTFVQCGVFIYAQKILSGSFSDSDSGQIWQTFMLQVFFIAPYVLMIWPAGFFTNRFSKNKVLAWSSLFMTAFVIAQAVLVTCNCPRVAFWLAIGLSSGFAVHSAAKYALIREMFGVHNLSYANAFLQIFSLIGVMASSWLAIVGINLIDLESLVSYEAVGFLLSKSVVIPWILTGVSVLGTVASFLVPKVKYEDKNVKFSVARRRLSFGWRHRTLRATIITLSMFWAMAQVFTLMFQDVSGSQTVNTLQNYLAFTIVGLMVGSIISARNSKDFIETGFIPLGMIGASIGMFLIPFFVHPVPLSILYTAIGIFGGMFLVPVNALLLYNTRPNNSGWVIALANLIQALVLVVFLFVYTIIMQYTDLRPHYYFIGLSVISVGVFYWSILNLPQALVRSLLRLVFSRYKIRVLNVGNIPNDGPVLLVGNHHSFIDWAMLQMACPRPLCIAGNKDHFEKWYLRSLLKRLGSIRIDNRHPEEAMKKIHDRLMAGHAVVIFPTGEVSRSPHVEPFSIDYSKAVEGTDAQVVPFYIQGLWGSNYSYSGSNMYGASAERTVTVAFGNSIPATTPANEVRTIIRNISISAWDYAVSFVKPVGDSWIRTYKKFVKHGPAIYNPDGGHFSGFKLMGAVIAFSRHLKKILGPEEKNVGIMLPPSPAGVIVNLALWLLGKTNVNLNYTSSVDNVKFCAARADVKTVITSRQFIEKLKGRGNDYSKIASENLRLFYAEDFMKVIPKAKIAFFIVFCIVSPCWLIKLCFRKHVKLDDIAAIMFSSGSEGTPKGVMLSHRNLMGNIQQLACIFNVTRADVMLSELPLFHSFGLTVTTLLNLTEGCPIVTVADPTDVKTMARVCAEFRVSAFVATPTFLRAFTISRYVHPMALKYVRLIIAGAEALRPELATAFRLKFGKEIYEGYGCTETAPVASINTENNLHSDYMTMQVNNKPGTVGMALPGSQFLIVDPDTNEPLPTGEAGMILIGGCQVMVGYLKDEERTKSVIVNINGKRYYRTGDKGYLDEDGFLTIVDRYSRFAKLGGEMVSLGAVEKKIQDTPVLEGCDYVVTSIPDSAKGEKIVLLYQGEKDPKDVLSELRASGFPPIMLPAVAFAVEKVPKLGTGKADFTTAKKIAKELAGVSK; this is translated from the coding sequence ATGTGGAAAGTTAAAGGCTCCGTCCGTTATTTCCTGTCCATTCTCGCGACGACTTTCGTACAGTGTGGCGTCTTTATTTATGCCCAGAAAATTCTTTCTGGATCGTTCTCCGATTCTGACAGTGGTCAGATTTGGCAGACTTTCATGCTCCAGGTGTTCTTCATCGCCCCCTATGTGCTGATGATTTGGCCTGCGGGGTTCTTCACCAACAGGTTCTCGAAGAACAAGGTGCTGGCGTGGTCCTCGCTGTTCATGACGGCGTTTGTCATTGCGCAGGCGGTTCTCGTGACCTGCAACTGCCCGCGAGTCGCCTTCTGGCTTGCCATAGGGCTTTCTTCCGGCTTTGCCGTCCACAGTGCAGCCAAGTACGCGCTTATCCGCGAAATGTTCGGCGTGCACAACCTGAGCTATGCTAACGCATTCCTGCAGATTTTCTCGCTTATCGGCGTGATGGCCTCGAGCTGGCTTGCTATCGTGGGCATAAACCTAATCGACCTCGAATCTCTTGTCAGCTACGAGGCTGTGGGATTCTTGCTTTCGAAGTCCGTCGTCATTCCTTGGATTTTGACCGGCGTGAGCGTGCTGGGTACAGTCGCGAGCTTCCTCGTGCCGAAGGTCAAGTACGAAGACAAGAACGTGAAGTTCTCCGTAGCCCGTCGCCGTCTGAGCTTTGGCTGGCGCCACCGCACGCTGCGCGCGACCATCATCACGCTTTCGATGTTCTGGGCGATGGCGCAGGTTTTTACGCTCATGTTCCAGGACGTTTCCGGTTCTCAGACCGTCAATACGCTCCAGAACTACCTCGCTTTCACCATTGTCGGCCTCATGGTCGGTTCCATCATCTCTGCACGTAATTCCAAGGACTTCATCGAGACCGGCTTTATCCCGCTTGGCATGATAGGGGCATCTATCGGCATGTTCCTTATCCCGTTCTTCGTGCATCCTGTACCGCTTTCTATTCTGTATACGGCTATCGGTATCTTTGGCGGCATGTTCCTTGTGCCGGTGAATGCGCTTTTGCTGTACAACACACGCCCGAACAATTCCGGCTGGGTGATTGCGCTTGCGAACCTTATCCAGGCCCTCGTGCTTGTGGTGTTCTTGTTCGTGTATACCATTATCATGCAGTACACGGACCTCCGCCCGCACTATTACTTCATCGGGCTTTCCGTCATTTCGGTGGGCGTGTTCTACTGGTCCATATTGAACCTTCCGCAGGCGCTTGTCCGCTCGCTGTTGCGCCTGGTGTTCAGCCGTTACAAGATACGCGTGCTCAACGTGGGCAATATCCCGAACGATGGACCGGTGCTCCTAGTTGGTAACCACCACAGCTTTATAGACTGGGCTATGCTGCAGATGGCCTGCCCGCGCCCGCTCTGCATTGCCGGCAACAAGGACCATTTCGAAAAGTGGTACCTGCGTTCGTTGCTCAAGCGCCTGGGGAGCATCCGCATCGACAATCGCCACCCCGAAGAGGCGATGAAGAAGATTCATGACCGCCTTATGGCAGGCCACGCGGTCGTCATTTTCCCGACGGGCGAAGTTTCGAGGTCCCCGCACGTGGAACCGTTCAGCATTGACTACTCGAAGGCGGTGGAGGGCACCGACGCTCAGGTAGTGCCGTTCTACATCCAGGGACTTTGGGGCTCGAACTACAGCTATAGCGGTTCCAACATGTATGGAGCCTCGGCCGAACGTACGGTGACGGTTGCCTTCGGGAACTCCATTCCCGCAACGACGCCCGCAAACGAGGTGCGAACCATCATCCGCAACATCTCGATATCGGCTTGGGACTATGCGGTTTCGTTCGTGAAGCCCGTTGGCGACAGCTGGATACGCACCTACAAGAAGTTCGTGAAGCACGGACCTGCCATTTACAATCCCGACGGCGGTCACTTCTCCGGCTTCAAGTTGATGGGCGCTGTCATTGCGTTCAGCAGGCACCTCAAAAAAATTCTTGGCCCCGAAGAAAAGAATGTGGGTATAATGCTGCCGCCTTCTCCGGCGGGAGTCATCGTGAACTTGGCGCTCTGGCTCCTGGGCAAGACGAACGTGAACCTGAACTACACCTCTTCTGTAGACAACGTGAAGTTCTGTGCCGCCCGTGCCGACGTGAAGACCGTTATAACGAGCCGCCAGTTTATCGAAAAGCTCAAGGGCCGCGGCAACGACTACTCGAAGATTGCTAGCGAGAACTTGCGCTTGTTCTATGCCGAGGATTTCATGAAGGTTATCCCGAAGGCAAAGATTGCGTTCTTTATCGTGTTCTGCATCGTGTCACCGTGCTGGCTCATCAAGCTCTGCTTCCGCAAGCATGTCAAGCTGGATGACATTGCCGCCATCATGTTCAGTTCGGGTTCCGAAGGAACCCCGAAGGGCGTGATGCTGAGCCACAGGAACCTCATGGGCAACATCCAGCAGCTTGCCTGTATCTTTAACGTGACCCGCGCCGACGTTATGCTTTCGGAACTCCCGCTGTTCCACAGCTTCGGCCTTACGGTGACGACGCTTTTGAACCTCACGGAAGGCTGCCCGATTGTGACCGTGGCCGACCCGACCGACGTGAAGACCATGGCCCGCGTGTGTGCGGAGTTCCGCGTGTCTGCCTTCGTGGCGACCCCGACGTTCCTGCGTGCGTTTACTATTAGCCGCTACGTACACCCGATGGCGCTCAAGTATGTGCGCCTGATTATCGCCGGTGCCGAAGCCCTGCGCCCCGAACTTGCTACTGCGTTCCGCCTCAAGTTTGGTAAGGAAATCTACGAAGGCTACGGCTGTACCGAAACGGCCCCGGTGGCAAGTATCAATACCGAGAACAACCTGCACAGCGACTACATGACCATGCAGGTGAACAACAAGCCGGGTACGGTGGGCATGGCGCTCCCGGGTTCGCAGTTCCTGATTGTGGACCCCGATACGAACGAACCCTTGCCTACGGGCGAGGCGGGCATGATCCTTATCGGTGGCTGCCAGGTGATGGTGGGCTACCTCAAGGACGAGGAACGCACCAAGAGCGTCATCGTAAATATTAACGGCAAGCGCTACTACCGCACGGGCGATAAGGGCTACCTCGACGAGGACGGCTTCCTTACGATTGTGGACCGCTACAGCCGCTTTGCGAAGCTTGGCGGCGAAATGGTGAGCCTCGGTGCCGTCGAGAAGAAGATTCAAGACACGCCGGTGCTCGAAGGTTGCGACTACGTGGTGACCTCGATTCCGGATTCCGCGAAGGGCGAGAAGATTGTGCTCCTTTACCAGGGTGAAAAGGACCCGAAGGATGTGCTTTCGGAACTGCGCGCGAGCGGGTTCCCGCCGATTATGTTGCCTGCGGTGGCGTTTGCGGTGGAGAAGGTGCCGAAGCTCGGTACCGGAAAGGCCGACTTTACCACAGCGAAAAAAATCGCTAAGGAACTCGCAGGAGTCTCTAAATGA
- a CDS encoding aminopeptidase P family protein produces the protein MAARAFSRPYSQVFIESPRYNSKNLYKKRRKAMLDALDSFCVVAGMPADPGTEEAFVQIWNKMVQEPAFLYLTGINQAGCYLLLDPKTGEEILFVQPKDPFREFWNGKRLGYSGNGEEVKRITGITDVRSAGELWDEVAMRASRLPKGSHAYAYYFEKFKDDHNDRFRRSMSNALRGTGISLRSAASLHWKLRLPLERERIRDAETAQQVTDRAFRTVLPLVHSFKNERELSLRLDYEMLRRSDGDLAFPTICAGGENACCLHYVKKDEQIKKGDLVLLDFGIRIGTLHSDISRTIPANGKFDPLQKLLYQIVLDAGREYQKSVKPGVSLREIGQIPWDYILTALEERLVKGARGTYKLLYDRRPHGVSHFIGEQIHEGDPGSRSLDVVLEPGMLISCEPGLYGKFSGIFGGRRITAKIGIRIEDDLLITKSGFVNISRKIPKEIAEIEKLMRG, from the coding sequence ATGGCAGCAAGAGCATTTTCTAGGCCGTATTCGCAGGTTTTCATCGAATCCCCGCGCTACAATTCCAAGAATTTGTACAAAAAACGCCGCAAGGCCATGCTAGATGCGCTAGATTCGTTCTGTGTCGTCGCCGGAATGCCGGCTGACCCGGGCACGGAAGAGGCCTTTGTGCAGATATGGAACAAAATGGTCCAGGAACCGGCCTTCCTCTACCTCACGGGCATAAACCAGGCGGGCTGCTACCTGCTGCTCGACCCCAAGACGGGGGAGGAAATCCTGTTCGTACAGCCCAAGGACCCTTTCAGGGAATTCTGGAACGGGAAGCGCCTGGGCTACAGCGGAAATGGGGAAGAGGTGAAGAGGATTACGGGTATAACCGACGTAAGGAGTGCGGGCGAACTCTGGGACGAAGTCGCCATGCGCGCATCGAGACTTCCGAAAGGCTCCCATGCCTACGCCTACTACTTCGAGAAGTTCAAGGATGACCACAACGACCGGTTCAGGAGATCGATGAGCAACGCCCTGCGTGGCACGGGAATTTCTTTGCGGAGTGCTGCCTCGCTGCACTGGAAGCTGCGCCTCCCGCTAGAACGCGAACGCATTAGGGACGCCGAGACCGCTCAACAGGTGACAGACCGCGCCTTCCGCACCGTATTGCCGCTAGTGCACAGCTTCAAGAACGAGCGAGAACTCTCGCTGCGGCTCGACTACGAAATGCTGCGCAGAAGCGATGGCGACCTCGCATTCCCGACAATATGTGCCGGCGGCGAGAACGCCTGCTGCCTGCACTACGTGAAAAAGGATGAACAAATTAAAAAAGGGGATCTCGTGCTCCTGGACTTCGGGATACGCATCGGGACGCTCCATAGCGACATCTCGCGCACCATCCCGGCAAATGGCAAGTTCGACCCTCTTCAGAAACTCCTGTACCAGATAGTGCTCGATGCAGGCAGGGAATACCAGAAATCCGTGAAACCCGGTGTCTCGCTGCGAGAAATCGGGCAGATCCCGTGGGACTATATCCTCACCGCCCTCGAAGAACGCCTCGTGAAGGGAGCGAGGGGCACATACAAGTTACTATACGACAGGCGCCCCCATGGGGTGAGCCACTTCATCGGTGAGCAGATACACGAGGGCGACCCCGGCTCGCGTTCGCTCGACGTTGTGCTCGAACCGGGCATGCTCATTTCGTGCGAGCCAGGCCTATACGGCAAGTTTTCGGGCATATTCGGAGGCAGACGGATTACGGCTAAAATCGGCATCCGCATCGAGGACGACCTGCTTATTACAAAAAGCGGTTTTGTAAACATTTCGAGAAAAATTCCAAAAGAAATCGCCGAAATCGAGAAATTGATGCGCGGATAA
- a CDS encoding PhoH family protein yields the protein MKTTDKSDVHGLFSVLDQLKITAKRGGVLSAKEVERLLGPKEPGDVVDLDGLPTAPILRNRFGIAITPKTRSQAELVKAVEKNDIIFAKGPAGTGKTFLAVALAVASLENHEAERICLVRPAVEAGESLGFLPGDLKEKIAPYLRPIHDSLSELLPTEKLRRYEETGAIEVAPLAYMRGRTLKRAFIILDEAQNTTRAQMKMFLTRLGPHSKAIITGDTSQVDLAKGEESGLKHAMRILSGIRGIAQIEFDKTDVLRHHLVKDILQAYENKEK from the coding sequence GTGAAGACGACTGACAAGTCGGATGTCCATGGCCTGTTTTCCGTATTGGACCAGCTGAAAATTACCGCAAAGCGTGGCGGAGTGCTCAGTGCCAAGGAGGTCGAGCGCCTCCTCGGCCCGAAGGAGCCGGGTGATGTCGTTGATCTCGACGGCTTGCCGACGGCGCCCATCCTCCGCAACCGGTTCGGTATTGCCATCACGCCAAAGACCCGCTCGCAGGCCGAACTGGTCAAGGCGGTCGAAAAGAACGATATCATCTTCGCGAAGGGCCCCGCCGGCACGGGAAAGACTTTCCTTGCCGTGGCGCTTGCTGTCGCAAGCCTCGAAAACCACGAAGCCGAGCGCATCTGCCTGGTGCGCCCCGCAGTCGAGGCCGGCGAATCCCTCGGGTTCCTGCCGGGCGACCTCAAGGAAAAAATCGCTCCGTACCTGCGCCCCATCCACGACAGCCTCTCCGAACTCCTGCCGACAGAAAAACTCCGCCGCTACGAGGAGACCGGGGCCATCGAGGTGGCGCCCCTCGCCTACATGCGCGGCCGCACGCTCAAGCGTGCCTTCATCATTTTGGACGAGGCGCAGAACACCACCAGGGCGCAGATGAAGATGTTCCTCACCCGTCTCGGGCCCCACAGCAAGGCTATCATTACCGGCGACACTTCGCAGGTGGACCTCGCGAAGGGAGAGGAATCGGGCCTCAAGCATGCTATGCGCATTCTTTCGGGTATCCGCGGCATTGCGCAAATCGAATTCGACAAGACGGATGTCCTCCGCCATCACCTAGTCAAGGATATCCTACAAGCATACGAAAACAAGGAAAAGTGA
- a CDS encoding HD family phosphohydrolase has translation MKKKQKRIHLAIGWILITVIAILLFPDKNIALQAEHPHLGQLSTRTIVSTLKFDIPKSKQEIEIERQRAEEKVNAIFGYNTDETNRISEDLKQYMQKLAQYGYLQAQISANGGASAEGNDSLQRKVQQASRIYETLKQRISVTAIRPLSQNSKARDSLLATFNRMLEKGVSNTLIAKTETEVQLFSNNYNLQNTKAIIYNKPTVSLIKDSEENTLEVSEIQPIQRRIEEAFSQLQRAFPSEQGLQSAFYEILYVFTLPNVFYLEKETLARKQEARDKVTLIKGMVPRGVEIVTQGTPVTKEILEKLEAFQQAQQKEENARTLTAPYGQALVFFVCITILFCFFAFSASTKTLRTPRQLWSLMALLALQLIAFWLMHNFSDSLNKLNVMPLPEGIDIMWLYPFAITPVIAMVLYEQRIGIAFEAFSSVFFGILNGYDLAAMVTVFGVLSVLTYPLVRIRYRIQFVWSMMAGVLGLAGAICIMFLLRNRMGLVPFYQTLIAGSVNIMICTAVASVFFIHLVERIFGITTVLTLMEMSDFNRPALKRISELSPGTFHHSIQVSNLAEKVADSIGANSLLVRVMALYHDIGKTMRPEYFTENQKQGVNPHNNIDPEHSVKIIVGHVEQGNVLAKEYKLPDLVIAGINEHHGTTLIQYFYHKAVEKAAAEGKTVNEADYRYKGPKPQTKETAILMLADIIEATSRSMTDQNQENLADMIHNTIQGRFNEGQFSECDLSIKELFKLEKAFLHSLDGTFHTRVKYPGQK, from the coding sequence ATGAAGAAGAAACAGAAAAGAATCCATCTCGCCATCGGGTGGATACTTATCACGGTAATCGCCATTCTCCTTTTCCCCGACAAGAACATCGCCTTGCAGGCGGAGCACCCGCATTTGGGCCAGTTGAGCACGCGCACCATCGTGTCGACGCTCAAGTTCGATATTCCCAAGTCCAAGCAGGAAATCGAAATCGAACGCCAGCGTGCCGAAGAGAAGGTAAACGCCATCTTTGGGTACAATACCGACGAGACGAACCGCATCAGCGAGGACCTCAAGCAGTACATGCAGAAACTGGCGCAGTACGGCTACCTCCAGGCGCAGATCAGTGCGAATGGCGGTGCTTCGGCCGAAGGCAACGATTCCCTGCAGCGCAAGGTGCAGCAGGCCAGCCGCATTTATGAAACGTTGAAGCAGCGTATCTCTGTTACCGCCATTCGCCCGCTGAGCCAGAACTCCAAGGCGCGCGACTCCCTGCTCGCCACTTTCAACCGTATGCTCGAGAAGGGTGTTTCCAATACGCTTATCGCGAAGACCGAGACTGAGGTCCAGCTGTTCAGCAACAACTACAACCTGCAGAACACCAAGGCCATCATCTACAACAAGCCTACCGTTTCGCTTATCAAGGATAGCGAGGAGAACACGCTTGAGGTGAGCGAGATCCAGCCCATCCAGCGCCGCATCGAGGAGGCCTTCAGCCAGCTGCAGCGCGCGTTCCCTTCTGAACAGGGGCTCCAGAGCGCCTTCTACGAAATCCTGTACGTCTTTACGCTCCCCAACGTGTTCTATCTCGAAAAGGAGACGCTTGCCCGCAAGCAGGAAGCTCGCGACAAGGTCACCCTCATCAAGGGTATGGTCCCGCGCGGTGTTGAAATCGTGACGCAGGGAACCCCGGTGACCAAGGAAATCCTCGAGAAACTCGAGGCGTTCCAGCAGGCACAGCAGAAAGAAGAGAACGCCCGTACGCTTACGGCCCCCTATGGCCAGGCGCTCGTGTTCTTCGTCTGCATTACCATACTCTTCTGCTTCTTCGCGTTTTCCGCATCTACCAAGACCTTGCGTACCCCGCGCCAGCTTTGGAGCCTGATGGCGCTCCTCGCCCTGCAGCTCATTGCGTTCTGGCTCATGCACAACTTCTCGGATAGCCTCAACAAACTCAACGTGATGCCTCTCCCTGAGGGAATCGACATCATGTGGCTGTACCCGTTCGCCATAACGCCCGTCATTGCGATGGTGCTTTACGAACAGCGCATCGGTATTGCCTTCGAGGCCTTCTCCTCCGTATTCTTTGGCATTCTCAACGGCTACGACCTGGCTGCCATGGTGACTGTATTCGGGGTTCTCTCCGTCCTCACCTACCCGTTGGTCCGCATCCGCTACCGTATCCAGTTCGTGTGGTCCATGATGGCGGGCGTGCTCGGGCTTGCCGGTGCCATTTGCATCATGTTCCTGCTGCGCAACCGCATGGGACTCGTCCCCTTCTACCAGACGCTTATAGCGGGCTCCGTGAACATCATGATCTGTACTGCTGTCGCGTCGGTGTTCTTCATTCACCTTGTCGAGCGTATCTTCGGCATCACGACCGTCCTTACGCTCATGGAAATGTCCGACTTCAACCGCCCGGCGCTCAAGCGTATTTCCGAACTTTCTCCCGGTACCTTCCACCACAGCATTCAGGTCTCGAACCTTGCCGAGAAGGTCGCCGACAGCATCGGTGCAAACTCTCTGTTGGTGCGTGTTATGGCGCTCTATCACGATATCGGCAAGACCATGCGACCGGAATACTTTACCGAGAACCAGAAACAGGGCGTGAATCCGCACAACAACATCGATCCGGAACATTCCGTGAAGATTATCGTGGGCCATGTGGAGCAGGGCAACGTACTTGCCAAGGAATACAAGCTCCCCGACCTCGTTATTGCGGGTATCAACGAACATCATGGGACGACGCTTATCCAGTACTTCTACCACAAGGCGGTCGAGAAAGCGGCTGCCGAGGGTAAGACCGTGAACGAGGCGGATTACCGCTACAAGGGGCCGAAACCGCAGACAAAGGAAACGGCTATCCTGATGCTTGCAGACATCATCGAGGCCACGAGCCGCTCGATGACCGACCAGAACCAGGAAAACCTGGCCGACATGATCCACAATACCATCCAGGGCCGTTTCAACGAAGGGCAGTTTAGCGAGTGCGACCTTTCCATCAAGGAACTCTTCAAGCTCGAGAAGGCCTTCCTGCACAGCCTGGACGGCACGTTCCATACGCGAGTCAAGTATCCCGGCCAGAAATAA